CAGTACCTGAAATTCAATTTTTAGCCTATGTACATAATGCTGAAGATCAAATTCGTGGTGAAGCCGCCACTTTGTCGTTTTTTTCTAACAAACAATTTACCAACCCAATGGTGATTCGTATTGCTGGACTTGCATATCAAAAAGGCTTTGGTGGACATTTTCATAATGATAATTCCTTCGCAGTCTTTCGTGATATTCCGGGCTTGGTTTTAGCTTGCCCTTCTAATGGCCAAGACGCAGTCGAGATGATGCGTTCGTCTATTAAAATTGCTCAAGAGCAGCAAAAAGTTGTGGTGTTCTTAGAGCCTATTGCCCTTTATATGGCAAAAGATTTACATGAAGAAGGTGATGGACAATGGACTCATACCTACCAGCATCAATCATTATTGACCCACGAAGTTAATCAAAAAATTGCCATTCATGGTACGGGCAATGAGCTGTGTATTTTAACTTATGGTAATGGCTACTACTTGTCTCGAAAAGCAGAGAAAGCACTGACAGAGAAAGGGATTAAAACGCGTATTGTTGATTTACGTTGGCTAGCCCCACTAGATGAGAAAGGCATTATTGAGCAGGTTAAAGCCTGTCAACAGGTGCTTATCGTTGATGAATGTAGGGAAACCGGTTCAATCAGTGAAGCGATAATGGCGCTATTGGTTGAAAAAAACTTACAACAGCGTCATACCAAACGTGTTACTGCCAAGGACTGTTTTATTCCATTAGGCAGCGCGGCATATCAAGTACTGCCGTCAGTTGAAGACATTATTGAAGCGGCAGTAACCATAACTCAGTCAGCGACTTTGGAGCAATAATATGACATCAGCAAAACAACGCGTCGTAGTGATTTGTCCTGGACGCGGCACATACAACAAAGAAGAGCTAGGTTACTTATCACGCTTACATGCTGATAAAAAAGAGTTAGTTGCACAAATCGATGCCTATCGCCAAGAACAAGAGCAAATATCAATCACTGAGCTTGATGGTATGGATAAATATGCGATGCGTTTGCATACTGCTGGTGAGAATGCATCAGCGCTAATTTATGCTTGTGCCATGGCTGATTTGGCTTCTATTGATCGCGACAAATATGAAATAGTCGCGGTCACTGGTAATTCAATGGGCTGGTATATTGCTTTGGCCGCCGCACAAGCATTGGCGCCAAAAGGTGCGATTGAACTAATCAATACTATGGGGTCAATGATGTCTGACGGTGTGATTGGTGGCCAGTTGATTTATCCGGTAATTGATCAAAATTGGCACAAAGATGCCTCATTAGAAGCCTTAGTCGATAAAGCTGTGGCTGAAGTGAATTTACTAAAAGATGCAGAGGCTTATTTATCAATTGAGCTTGGTGGTTATCGGGTTATCGGTGGCAACGCCAAAGGCTTGAAAGCATTGGAAGAAAAACTGCCTTTGCTGGAAGATCGGTATCCAATGAACCTGTTCAACCATGCGGCGTTTCATACGCCACTATTGGCTTCGGTAGCTCAAAAAGCACAGCAGTTGTTATCGCCAGAGCTCTTCAGTGCGCCTAAAGTGCCACTTATTGATGGATTAGGCAATGTGTGGCAACCATACAGTACAGACGCCAATAAACTGTATGATTACACGCTGCAGACCCAAGTCGTTGACCTTTATCGCTTTAGTCGATGTATTGAAGTGGCGATTAAGGAATTTGCGCCTGATAAGCTGATCATTTTGGGGCCGGGTGCAACTTTAGGCGGTGCAGTGGCGCAATGTTTAATTGAGCATCAATGGCAGGGCATCGTCGATAAGCAAAGCTTTATAGCGCAACAAAAACAAGATCCTTTTGTATTAGCAATGGGGTTGACTGACCAAAGGAAACTGGTTGTCAGTTAAGGCGTTGTTGTTACTTTATTATCAACAAGGTGAAGCTTTAATTTACATGTTAGGCTTTTGAAGCTTCACTCTTGCTTACTGGTAAAGTTATTTCATAACGCACACCTACGGGGGAGTCGATCAATCTAATATGCCCGTGAAGGTTATGATTAACAAAGTTATGGGTAATACTTAATCCAAGTCCCAAACTATTTTCATTTCTTGCCGACGTATAAAAAGGCTCAAAAATATCCTTTGTTTGCTGATCTAATAACCCACAACCGTTATCTTGATAATTAATGATCACGTGATCACTTTCGCAGGTCACATTAATGTGAATAGTGCCTTTATCAATATGCTTAAATCCATGAACAATAGAGTTTTCAATCAAATTAAAGAAAACTCGCCATAAACTCTCTTTATTGCAGGTAATATCGAAAACTTCGCATTGTATCGCAAGTTCGTGCCGGCCCAATACATTCTTCAATGCACTTTTTAATTGACCTAGAAATTTCACCATAGAAAAGGTTAATACATCACTGACGATTGCTGAAGTGTTTACATCTTTAAAGCGCTGTAATAGATCGTTGGTTTTTAATAAGTTTTGCTTGTTTATATCAATGACCTTTTTGAGTTCATCGATTTGCAGGGTAAAACCTTTACGTGTCAGTTTGCCTTGTGAGAATGCATCACTAAGTGATGACAGTTTATCCTCAGCTGCGCTGATGGCAGTTAGAGAAATCCCAACAGGCGTGCTTATTTCATGAGAAAAGCCAGAAACTAGGGAGTTAGTAGTTAACATTTTTTCCGTTTCAATTGCTAAGCTATGCTGTTTACGCTGTTCTTTAATTGCAGTTGAAAGGGCGTCATTGACTGTTTTAAGTTCGTTGTTTTGTTCATTAATTGTTTGATTTAATTGGTTGTTAGCTTCAAGCAATCTTTGTCTATTTGAATGATTTTCAAAAACCACGGCAGCAAGGTTTGCACTGAGCTCGATAAATTTTAAATCTTCTTCGGTTGGGATTCTTGGCTCTCGGTAATACATCGCAAAAGTACCCAAGACGATACCATCAACACCTATTATGGGTTCAGACCAGCAAGCTTGCAACTTAGCGCTTAGTGCTAATTCTTTAAATTGATTCCAATACGGGTGCGTATTAATGTCTTCGACTATGACTCGTTCTTTGGTAAATGCCGAGGTGCCGCAAGAGCCAACGCCAGCTCCAATATGAACTCCCTCTAGAGCTTCGCAATAAAATGTAGGAAGATCAACTGAAGCAATAGGGTGAAGTGTCTTATGCTCGTTATCAAGACGAAGAATTGAGCACAGCATATCTCGGTTGTAAATCTGACTTTTTATACATAGCGCATTCATTATCGCGTCAATTGGTTCGTGCTGTGCCACCATGCGAAGTACGTGAATGCGGCCCTCTTCAATTTTACTCGCCAATTGCCAGCGTGAGGTCTGATTAACAGCTAAATGCATCGCCTAATCTAATTAGTTATCCAGTCTTTCTGTCATTAAATAACCATTTTATTGGAAACGCAAATATAATAGTGACTTTATTGATGCATACTAAATTTAGGACTAATTAGTGACTCTGACCCCTTGTTCTATTTAACCTAAGTAGGTATCAGCTTGCAGGCCAAGCTAAACTGTACAGTGCTGCTTAGCCATTTTTATCACGGCAATATTTGCTGTTTGACATGAAAAAAACACTTAACAATCAAAGCGCCTATTTACATGAGCTAACGAAAACATAATCAAATAGAAGAAAACGGGGTTAGGACGAAATACGTCGTACCGCACTTTGCCAGCCAGCATAAAGCTTCTCTCGTTGGTTTTCTGGCATCAGCGGTTGTAGCTGTACATCTGACTGCCAAAGGCTTTGGATATGTTCTAACGATTCAAACACACCTGCTTTTAGACCTGCGAGATAGGCTGCACCAAGCGCTGAGGTTTCGATAATTGTCGGCTTGTCAATTTCTATCGCTAAGGTATCACTGAGAAATTGAACAAACCACTGGTTAACCGCCATACCGCCGTCAACGCGCATTGTTTGGACCTCGATACCGTCTTTAGCCATGGCCTCTTGCAAATCTCGTGTTTGATAACAAACCGACTGTAAGCCTGCCGAGACTATTTCGTTAACCCCTGTTGCGCGTGTTAATCCGATAATGGCACCTCGCGCATCAGGGTCCCAATAAGGTGCGCCTAAGCCGGTAAAAGCAGGTACAAAATAAACCCCATGATTGATAGCGGCTTCTTTGGCTAATCGTTCTGTGTCATTAGCACAGGTGATTAAACCAATACCGTCTCGCATCCATTGCACCACAGCGCCAGCGACAAAAATGCTGCCCTCTAATGCATAGTGGGCTTTACCGTCTAATTGATAAGCAATTGTTGAAAGTAAACGGTTGCGAGACGTCAAAATTTCCTGGCCCGTATTAATCATCAAAAAGCAACCCGTACCATAGGTACTTTTTGACATACCAGATTGAAAACAAGTTTGGCCAAATAAGGCCGCTTGCTGATCACCAGCTATACCTTGAATTGGGATTTCAGTGCCAAATATCTCACCAGCACAAAACCCAAAGTCAGCTGAGCTGTCGAGCACTTCGGGCAAAATTGATGAGGGAATATTAAATAGTTCCAGTAGCTTCTTGTCCCAGCAACCTTGTTTGATATCATACAACATCGTGCGTGATGCGTTGGTTGCGTCAGTATAATGGGATTGTCCTTGAGTAAAATGCCATAACAGATACGTATCTACCGTTCCAAAAACCAAATTACCTTGCTCGGCTAACGCTCTAGCACCGTCAACATTTTCCAATATCCAATGAATTTTGGTTGCTGAAAAGTAAGGGTCGATGAGTAGGCCTGTTTTATCGTTGATATATTGCGCGTGTCCTTGCTCTGTCAGTTCGTTGCAAAAATCCGACGTTCGGCGATCTTGCCATACAATCGCATTATAAATGGGCTGGCCTGTATCTTTTCGCCACAGTAGGGTGGTTTCTCGTTGATTTGAGATGCCTATACTTAGAATTTGCTTTGGCTTGAGTTGGTTATTGTTCAGAACCTCTTTGCAAGTACTAAGAACACTTTGCAAAATATCGTCAGGTTGATGCTCAACCCAACCATTTTTGGGATAAATTTGTTTAAACTCTTGCTGAGCACTGGAAACTATTCGTCCTAACTTATCGAATAATATTGCACGAGAACTAGTCGTGCCTTGATCAATTGATAATATATACTCTTCCATTAACCACCTGTTTAAAGCCATCAATATGGATATAAAGGCTTTTCCTACATATTATATTGCGTTGAATTTTATTCTAGCTGGTTGTGTCTATTATATCGATCAGTATGTGTGGTAATTGTAATAGGTCATGCAGGCATGAATAATGTGACGTTGGTAAGATTCAGGTTAAAAAAAACCTATAAGCGCAACTTATAGGTCTTCTAATTATAGTGCTATATTGTTGCTACTTTAACTAGCTTTTACTCGGGTGATATCAGCGCCCAATTGACTCAATTTATCTTCAATGTGCTGGTAGCCACGATCGATATGATAGATGCGATCCACCTGTGTTTCAGTGGTCGAAACTAACCCAGCGATGACTAAGCTTGCTGAGGCGCGTAAATCAGTTGCCATTACTTGAGCACCGGTTAAGTGATCTACACCCGTTGTCATAGCGGTGTTTCCTTCAAGAGCGATATCTGCGCCCATGCGTTGTAGCTCTGGCACATGCATAAATCGATTTTCGAAAATGGTTTCAGTAATATGTGCACCGCCTTCAGCGATAACATTTAAGGTGACAAATTGCGCTTGCATGTCAGTTGGAAATGCTGGATGTGGTGCAGTTTTGATGTTCACGGCTTTAGGACGTTGCTTCATCTCTAACTCTATCCAATCTTGACCTGTAGTGATGGTAGCACCTGATTCTTGCAATTTACTGATCACGGCATCTAATGACTTTGGATCTGTATTCAGACATTTTATATGTCCTTGTGTAACAGCGGCAGCAACTAAAAATGTACCTGTTTCGATACGATCAGCCATAACGCTGTAGTGATCAGCACATAGCTTCTCAACGCCCTCAATGGTCAAAGTATCAGTACCTGCACCGGTGATATTTGCACCCATGGCAACTAGGCAATTAGCTAAATCGACAATTTCCGGTTCACGTGCGGCGTTTTCAATAATGGTTGTGCCATTTGCTAGTGCTGCTGCCATCATTAAGTTTTCAGTACCTGTCACGCTAACAGTGTCCATAAAAATAGTGGCACCACTGAGTCTTCCTTTGCTTTTAGCAATGATATAGCCATTTTCTACTTCGATATCGGCGCCCATTAACTTTAAGCCTTGGATGTGTAAATCCACAGGGCGAGCACCTATAGCACAACCGCCAGGTAGCGAAACTTCTGCGTGACCAAATTTTGCGAGTAATGGCCCTAGTACTAAAATAGAAGCGCGCATAGTTTTCACCAATTCATAGGAAGCGCGATGTTGATTGATAGAGCTGGCATTGATCGACAAGCTGTTCTCGTCTACCCAGCTGACTTTAGCGCCCAGTTGTCGGAGTAACTTGATGGTTGTTTCGATATCATTGAGGCGTGGAACATTGTCAATCACTATCGTCGTATCAGACAAAATGGCTGACATCAATATGGGTAAAGCGGCGTTTTTCGCGCCTGAAATAGTGACATCACCGGTTAGTCGGTTACCGCCATTAATTTTAAATGCGTCCAAAGGATAATTACTTCTTGATGTTACTTAAAGATTAAACATTTTGTCGCGTTGCCATTGGGCAGGCGTAAATGTTTTGATGGTTACTGCGTGAATCGTACCAGCGTTTATAACGTCCGTTAATGGAGCATAAATGGCTTGTTGTCTTTTAACGCGACTCATTGAGTCAAAGATGTCGCTAACAGCAATAACCTGGCATTGTGAGCCGTCATATTTAACATGTAATTCATCTAACGCGACGGCGTCATTGATCAGTTTTTCAATATCTGAAACGTCCAAGTGTGGCTCCTAAATTTTGAAGGGATTAATTGGCTAGAAAAGTGTCAACAGCACTTAATTTAGCTAATTTTAGTAAATCATCGGGTATGTGCGCAAACGATAATTGTCTATTTAGCTTACTTGCGGTTTCAAGTAACAGTAACAGCCAAGCAAGTCCTGCAGTATCTGCATGGGATATTTTCCCCAAATCGATTGTTAAGGCATCGCTAGTTGAACCTTTAAAAATAGACTTATGCTTGTTTTTATCGAGCAGGGCAATGGTATCACGAGTCAAAGGACCTGTAATGGTCCCTTGTTGATTATCTATAGTAATGGTTAACGATTGATTCACGTTTACTTCTTATCCTTAAATACAATCTCGCGAGTAGATTTTTCTCTCAGCATATTGGTCACATGTGGTAGACCATTTTGCCTAATCACACTGCTGAGTTCTGATTGTTTACTGTCCAGCAAGCTGATGCCTTCAGCTATCATGTCAAAGGCCTTCCATTCCTTGGTTTTTTTATTTTTTCGAACCTTAAAGGTAATATCAATAGGATCTCGGCCAGGTTCTAATATTGATGTTTTCACTGCAATGATCTTTGATTTTGCATTAATAGCCTTTTCAGGCTCAAATTCTACCAACTGCTTTTTGTATAGTGTAAACACTTGCGCATAAGACGTGACTAAATAGTCTCGAAAAACAGGAACGAATTCATTTCGCTCTTCTTTTGTAGTTTTCTTTAGGTAACTGCCCAAGACCTTGTAAGCCGCATATTTGTAGTCAATATAGGGCATTAATTCTTCACGTACGATGTCTTTTAGTAAGTTGGGCTCTTTTTGTATTTCATTTTGTTCTTGGGCAAATCGCTTAAAGGTTATGTCTGCAACCTCTTTGATCATGTGATAAGGATTTGATTTATCGACATCTTGGGCACTAGTAAATATTGATAGTGTTAGTGTTAATAAGCCAATAGCTAATCGCATTATTTTCATAGTTAATCACCGCTTCCTTGACTAAATAAAAATTGACCAATCAGTTCTTCAAGTACTAATGCAGGCTTTGTGTCTTCAATATAATCGCCTGGCTGTAATGTGTCGAATGATTCATCGATAAACCCCGGCTCCAAGCCAAGGTATTGCTCGCCCAGTAGGCCAGCAGTTAAAATTGAGATTGACGTAGTTTCAGAGAAATTGTTGTATTCAGTCGATATTTCCATCGAGACAATTGGTGTGTAATCTTCTTCATCAAGTGTAATGGCGCTTACACGACCCACAACAACGCCACCCACTTTTATTGGTGAGCGTACTTTTAAACTGCCAATATTGTCAAACTTCGCATACAGCTTATATGTCTGACCATTCCCTGATAAACCTGAGTCTGCGACTTTTAATGCCAACATGAGAATTGCAGCAATTCCGAATGCTACAAATAAACCGACGATAAATTCAACCTTTTTGGATGTCATTTCCTTCACCAAATCTCTTTTAATAAATGTTTAAAACGATTATTGCTTTGCGCTTATTGCGTAAACATTAATGCCGTTAAAATAAAATCTAAACCTAAAACCAATAATGAGGATTGTACAACGGTAGACGTTGTTGCTTCACTGATTCCTTCTGACGTCGGTTCACAGCTAAAGCCCTTGTAAACGGCAATCCATGTTACAACAAAAGCAAAAACAATACTCTTAATTATACCGTTAACTATGTCTTCTTTAAACTCCACTTTGGACTGCATTACAGACCAAAATGTTCCCGAGTCAACGCCTAACCAGTCAACACCGACTAGGTGCGCGCCAAGAATACCCACCATGGAGAAAATAGCGGCTAACAGTGGTAGACTAATAAAGCCCGCCCAAAATCTTGGTGCAACCACGCGTCTTAGCGGGTCTACTGCCATCATTTCCATGCTTGAAAGTTGTTCGGTCGCTTTCATTAAACCAATCTCAGCGGTTAACGCTGAGCCCGCACGACCCGCAAATAAAAGTGCAGCAACCACTGGACCAAGCTCTCTTAGCAATGACAGCGCCACCATTGGTCCTAAGCTTGCTTCAGCGCCAAAATCTACCAAGATGGTATAACCTTGCAAGGCTAATACCATGCCGATAAAAGTCCCAGATACAATAATAATGATCAGCGACATAACGCCAACACTGTAGAGTTGGTTGATTAATAAGGGAAAGCCTTTTCTCGGGTTGGGCACGTGTCCTATTGCAGAGACAAGTAGCAATAGTGCGCGTCCTAAACCAGAGACAAAATTAATTGAATGTCTTCCTAATGAACGTATGGCTCTCATTACTTGCTTCCCTTTTTCATTAGCTCTGTTTGATAATCAGGGGCTTTAAAGTGAAATGGAACTGGGCCATCGTCTTCACCATCGATAAACTGCTTCACCAGAGGCGAGGTTTGTTGTCGAATTTGCTCAGGAGTACCATGTCCGATAATTTTTTGCTCTGCAATAATGTAAATATAATCGGCAATGCTCATTACTTCTGGGACGTCGTGAGATACGACAACAGAAGTCAGTCCAAGAGCATCATTTAACGAGCGAATCAATCGAACAATAACGCCCATTGAAATAGGATCTTGTCCAGCAAATGGTTCGTCATACATGATTAATTCGGGATCTAATGCTATTGCTCTTGCTAGGGCGGCTCTGCGCGCCATACCGCCAGATAACTCACTTGGCTTCAAATGTTTAGCGCCACGTAATCCGACCGCTTCCAATTTCATCAAAACAATTTTCTCAATGATGTCTTCCGAAAGCTTGGTGTGTTCCCTGATTGGAAAGGCAATATTGTCGTAAACATTCATTTCCGTGAATAATGCTCCACTTTGAAACAACATGCTCATGCGTTGACGTACGGAGTAAAGCTCTTTTCTTGACAGGGTTGGAATGTCATGGCCATCAAATAATATTTGTCCAGACTCAGGGCGAATTTGTCCTCCCATGAGTCTAAGTAATGTGGTTTTCCCTATGCCACTAGGTCCCATGATCGCAGTGACCTTTCCTTTGGGAATCGATAAGCTGATGTTGTCATAAATAACCCGCTCATCTCGTTTGAATGTGATATTTCTTATATCAACCAGTGTTTCTGACATTATTATTGGACTTAACATCTATGTAACAAGAAGTATAGGCGCGAATATTACCTTAGCATGGTGCTTAGTGCACTGAAAATCACAAATATTTACAGTTATTTTACCTACAATAATTTGTTTTACAGCTTCGAAAACTTGTTTTTGTTAACCTTACTTTTATTAATAGTTGCTTGGATAGTTAGCTAGTTGGCTAAAAAACAACCGTCTGGGCAACTTTTTTCTGGAAGAAATCACTTTCTTCTTTGTTTTTACCGTTTTACCAGCGACAATTTAGCTTAGATATTTGGAGTGGTTAATGTTAATTCAAGTTTTTATTTTAGTTGTCTCGTTAGTCGTGCTCGTCTGGAGTGCAGATAAATTTGTTTATGGTGCATCATCTTTAGCGAGAAATTTGGGCGTTGCTCCGATGATCATCGGCTTGACCATTGTTGCTATGGGATCTTCAGCACCCGAAATGATGGTGGCTGCAACAGCTTCCTTTAATGGCTCTCCGGATACTGCAGTGGGTAATGCGATTGGCTCAAATATTACCAATATTGCGCTGGTGTTGGGGCTTACCGCCATATTTCAGCCGTTATTGGTTTCTTCCAGTACGGTCAGAAGAGAATTACCACTAATTTTACTCGTTACTGCTGTCGCTTTTTGGATGATTTCGGATAGTCAGTTAACATTTGCTGAAGGACTGATATTGATAGCAGGGTTTGTTACTTATATTCTTAGCCTATTGCTCATAACTCTGAAACGTTCGAAGAGCGCGCCTATTGATGATCCTATGCTATTGGAAGCCGAACAAGATGTTCCTGAAGGCGTGAGTACAGGCTGGGCAATATTTTGGCTGGCATTAGGTATTATTGCACTGCCGTTAAGTGCACATTTTTTAGTTGATTCAGCCGTGTTTATCGCCAAAGTCTTTGGCGTTAGCGATTTAGTGATAGGGTTGACCATTATTGCAATTGGTACAAGCCTTCCTGAACTTGCAGCCAGTATTGCCAGTATTGTGAAGAAAGAAGATGATCTTGCATTGGGTAACATTATAGGCTCAAATATTTTTAATATTTTGGCTGTATTGCCACTCGCAGGCCTCATCGCACCAGGTGGCATTGATGCTAATGCTGCAAGTCGCGACTCTCCCTATATGTTGGCAGTTACATTATTATTATTCTTTTTGTGTTTTAGCCGTAAAAAAGGCTTTAGAATTACCCGATTAAAGGGGGCTGCTTTATTAAGCTGCTTTATCGCATATCAAGTTATTTTGTTTAGCCAGTTATAATTATCAATAGGAAAAAAATGGAAAGCTTCAAAAGTTTAGCCACTGAGGTGATCAACATCGAGCAACAAGCAATAGCATCGCTACTTGAGTTTGTTGATGAAAGTTTTGAAGTTGCCTGCAATTACATGTTTAACTGTAAAGGACGTGTGATTGTTGTAGGCATGGGTAAGTCAGGTCATATTGCTGGCAAAATAGCAGCCACCCTAGCTAGCACAGGTACGCCTTCGTTTTTCGTTCACCCAGGTGAGGCAAGCCATGGTGATTTAGGTATGATCACCAAAGAAGATGTAGTCCTTGCCATTTCCAATTCAGGCGAAACCGGTGAAGTCTTGACGATTATTCCTGTGATCAAACGTATAGGTGCACGACTGGTATCGATGACGGGCAATACCGAGTCTACACTCGCAAAACTCGGGGATACTCACGTTTGTGTAAAAGTAGAAAAAGAAGCGTGTCCATTAGGCTTAGCACCAACGTCAAGTACGACAGCTACCTTAGTGATGGGAGATGCTATCGCTGTTGCTCTGCTCAACGCCAGAGGATTTACCGCTGATGACTTTGCTTTATCGCATCCTGGTGGTAGTTTAGGCAAACGATTACTGCTTCGATTATCGGATATTATGCATAAAGGCGATCGTTTACCGTTGGTAAATCAAGAGGTGATGATCAAAGAAGCACTGGTTGAAATGTCAGAAAAAGGATTGGGCATGACGGGTGTCACTGACAGTGACGGAGTGTTAGTCGGCTTATTTACTGACGGTGATTTACGTCGAATATTGGACGCGAAAACAGACATTCATCAAGACAGTATTGATATGGTCATGACGCGTTCACCAAGGGTTGCACAAGCTGATTTGCTGGCTGCACAAGCATTACAAATCATGGAAGAGAAAAAAATTAACGGCCTTATCATTGTTGATGAAAACAATAAACCTGTTGGTGCAATGAATATGCATGATCTACTGAAATCTGGGGTGTTGTAATGGCGAATACCATGTATGGGCAAGCGGAGTCGAGTGTGCTAGACGCGGCTGCGCAAATCAAGTTATTGGTTTGCGATGTCGACGGCGTTTTTTCTGATGGTCGCATTTATCTAGGCAATGATGGAGAAGAGCTAAAAGCTTTCCACACCAAAGATGGTTTTGGTATTAAAGCATTGGTCAAAAGTGGTGTTGAGGTCGCAGTCATTACCGGACGACGCTCAGCTATTGTGAAAAATAGAATGACCGCACTCAATGTTGGGCATATCGTACAAGGGGAAGAAGACAAGCTACCTGCATTACAGCAATTAATCACCAAACTTGGATTGACACCTACGCAGGTTGCCTTTATTGGTGATGATTGTCCTGATTTACCTTGTATTGAGCATGTTGGTTTAGGAGTTGCGGTAGCTGATGCACATCCACTAGTTGTCGCGAAAGCAAATTATCAGACGTTTTTAAGAGGTGGTTTTGGTGCAGTTAGGGAGTTGTGTGATTTAATTATGCAATCACAAGGAACACTAATGGACGCCAAAGGCGCTAGCATATGAGTCGCCTTTATAGTTGGGCATTC
This window of the Thalassotalea atypica genome carries:
- the murA gene encoding UDP-N-acetylglucosamine 1-carboxyvinyltransferase; amino-acid sequence: MDAFKINGGNRLTGDVTISGAKNAALPILMSAILSDTTIVIDNVPRLNDIETTIKLLRQLGAKVSWVDENSLSINASSINQHRASYELVKTMRASILVLGPLLAKFGHAEVSLPGGCAIGARPVDLHIQGLKLMGADIEVENGYIIAKSKGRLSGATIFMDTVSVTGTENLMMAAALANGTTIIENAAREPEIVDLANCLVAMGANITGAGTDTLTIEGVEKLCADHYSVMADRIETGTFLVAAAVTQGHIKCLNTDPKSLDAVISKLQESGATITTGQDWIELEMKQRPKAVNIKTAPHPAFPTDMQAQFVTLNVIAEGGAHITETIFENRFMHVPELQRMGADIALEGNTAMTTGVDHLTGAQVMATDLRASASLVIAGLVSTTETQVDRIYHIDRGYQHIEDKLSQLGADITRVKAS
- a CDS encoding STAS domain-containing protein: MNQSLTITIDNQQGTITGPLTRDTIALLDKNKHKSIFKGSTSDALTIDLGKISHADTAGLAWLLLLLETASKLNRQLSFAHIPDDLLKLAKLSAVDTFLAN
- a CDS encoding ACP S-malonyltransferase; amino-acid sequence: MTSAKQRVVVICPGRGTYNKEELGYLSRLHADKKELVAQIDAYRQEQEQISITELDGMDKYAMRLHTAGENASALIYACAMADLASIDRDKYEIVAVTGNSMGWYIALAAAQALAPKGAIELINTMGSMMSDGVIGGQLIYPVIDQNWHKDASLEALVDKAVAEVNLLKDAEAYLSIELGGYRVIGGNAKGLKALEEKLPLLEDRYPMNLFNHAAFHTPLLASVAQKAQQLLSPELFSAPKVPLIDGLGNVWQPYSTDANKLYDYTLQTQVVDLYRFSRCIEVAIKEFAPDKLIILGPGATLGGAVAQCLIEHQWQGIVDKQSFIAQQKQDPFVLAMGLTDQRKLVVS
- a CDS encoding GAF domain-containing sensor histidine kinase, with protein sequence MHLAVNQTSRWQLASKIEEGRIHVLRMVAQHEPIDAIMNALCIKSQIYNRDMLCSILRLDNEHKTLHPIASVDLPTFYCEALEGVHIGAGVGSCGTSAFTKERVIVEDINTHPYWNQFKELALSAKLQACWSEPIIGVDGIVLGTFAMYYREPRIPTEEDLKFIELSANLAAVVFENHSNRQRLLEANNQLNQTINEQNNELKTVNDALSTAIKEQRKQHSLAIETEKMLTTNSLVSGFSHEISTPVGISLTAISAAEDKLSSLSDAFSQGKLTRKGFTLQIDELKKVIDINKQNLLKTNDLLQRFKDVNTSAIVSDVLTFSMVKFLGQLKSALKNVLGRHELAIQCEVFDITCNKESLWRVFFNLIENSIVHGFKHIDKGTIHINVTCESDHVIINYQDNGCGLLDQQTKDIFEPFYTSARNENSLGLGLSITHNFVNHNLHGHIRLIDSPVGVRYEITLPVSKSEASKA
- a CDS encoding BolA family protein, whose amino-acid sequence is MDVSDIEKLINDAVALDELHVKYDGSQCQVIAVSDIFDSMSRVKRQQAIYAPLTDVINAGTIHAVTIKTFTPAQWQRDKMFNL
- the glpK gene encoding glycerol kinase GlpK; translation: MEEYILSIDQGTTSSRAILFDKLGRIVSSAQQEFKQIYPKNGWVEHQPDDILQSVLSTCKEVLNNNQLKPKQILSIGISNQRETTLLWRKDTGQPIYNAIVWQDRRTSDFCNELTEQGHAQYINDKTGLLIDPYFSATKIHWILENVDGARALAEQGNLVFGTVDTYLLWHFTQGQSHYTDATNASRTMLYDIKQGCWDKKLLELFNIPSSILPEVLDSSADFGFCAGEIFGTEIPIQGIAGDQQAALFGQTCFQSGMSKSTYGTGCFLMINTGQEILTSRNRLLSTIAYQLDGKAHYALEGSIFVAGAVVQWMRDGIGLITCANDTERLAKEAAINHGVYFVPAFTGLGAPYWDPDARGAIIGLTRATGVNEIVSAGLQSVCYQTRDLQEAMAKDGIEVQTMRVDGGMAVNQWFVQFLSDTLAIEIDKPTIIETSALGAAYLAGLKAGVFESLEHIQSLWQSDVQLQPLMPENQREKLYAGWQSAVRRISS
- a CDS encoding ABC transporter substrate-binding protein → MKIMRLAIGLLTLTLSIFTSAQDVDKSNPYHMIKEVADITFKRFAQEQNEIQKEPNLLKDIVREELMPYIDYKYAAYKVLGSYLKKTTKEERNEFVPVFRDYLVTSYAQVFTLYKKQLVEFEPEKAINAKSKIIAVKTSILEPGRDPIDITFKVRKNKKTKEWKAFDMIAEGISLLDSKQSELSSVIRQNGLPHVTNMLREKSTREIVFKDKK
- the mlaD gene encoding outer membrane lipid asymmetry maintenance protein MlaD gives rise to the protein MTSKKVEFIVGLFVAFGIAAILMLALKVADSGLSGNGQTYKLYAKFDNIGSLKVRSPIKVGGVVVGRVSAITLDEEDYTPIVSMEISTEYNNFSETTSISILTAGLLGEQYLGLEPGFIDESFDTLQPGDYIEDTKPALVLEELIGQFLFSQGSGD
- the mlaE gene encoding lipid asymmetry maintenance ABC transporter permease subunit MlaE; this translates as MRAIRSLGRHSINFVSGLGRALLLLVSAIGHVPNPRKGFPLLINQLYSVGVMSLIIIIVSGTFIGMVLALQGYTILVDFGAEASLGPMVALSLLRELGPVVAALLFAGRAGSALTAEIGLMKATEQLSSMEMMAVDPLRRVVAPRFWAGFISLPLLAAIFSMVGILGAHLVGVDWLGVDSGTFWSVMQSKVEFKEDIVNGIIKSIVFAFVVTWIAVYKGFSCEPTSEGISEATTSTVVQSSLLVLGLDFILTALMFTQ